The following are from one region of the Simiduia agarivorans SA1 = DSM 21679 genome:
- a CDS encoding cupin domain-containing protein — translation MNKHTVLTRQQIAEMAGESKTHFLNANAKRVNKDLGGLVGLTGIGFHLIEVKPGFDSTDYHVHHHEDECVYVLEGEGEVEIGDDIIPVAAGDFIGYPAGGLPHNMRNVGDGLLRCIVVGQRLAHDVVDYPRQHKRLFRNAGLPWDLVDSRQIVDPKRA, via the coding sequence ATGAATAAACACACTGTGTTGACCCGACAGCAGATCGCTGAGATGGCGGGAGAAAGTAAAACCCATTTCCTGAATGCCAATGCAAAAAGAGTCAACAAGGATCTTGGCGGGTTGGTGGGCTTAACCGGAATCGGATTTCATTTAATTGAGGTGAAACCGGGTTTCGATTCCACCGATTACCATGTGCATCACCACGAAGATGAGTGTGTCTATGTGCTGGAAGGTGAGGGCGAAGTGGAAATCGGCGATGACATTATTCCGGTGGCGGCGGGCGATTTTATCGGGTATCCGGCCGGCGGCTTACCGCACAACATGCGCAATGTGGGCGATGGCCTGCTCAGGTGTATCGTGGTGGGGCAGCGGCTGGCGCACGACGTGGTGGATTATCCACGCCAGCATAAGCGCCTTTTCCGCAACGCCGGCTTGCCCTGGGATCTGGTGGATAGCCGCCAGATCGTTGATCCTAAGCGGGCATAG
- the tsaE gene encoding tRNA (adenosine(37)-N6)-threonylcarbamoyltransferase complex ATPase subunit type 1 TsaE: MKSLDLTAYGEDAMVALGQRIGRALPVGVIYLEGNLGAGKTTLTRGVLNSRGHSGAVKSPTYTLVEPYEFDSGPVYHFDLYRLGDPEELEYMGIRDYFAGPALCLVEWPARGQGVLPRPDLQVKVGVVNDAALGIGRTIALIAQTPAGVAALAEIADESDSQTE; the protein is encoded by the coding sequence ATGAAGTCGCTCGATCTCACGGCTTACGGTGAAGACGCCATGGTGGCGCTGGGCCAGCGTATCGGCCGTGCCCTGCCTGTGGGTGTGATTTATCTGGAAGGCAACCTGGGCGCCGGCAAAACCACCCTGACCCGCGGCGTATTGAACAGCCGGGGCCATTCAGGTGCGGTTAAGAGCCCCACCTATACCCTGGTTGAGCCCTATGAATTTGACAGCGGCCCGGTGTACCACTTTGACCTGTACCGGTTGGGTGACCCGGAAGAGCTCGAATACATGGGCATTCGCGATTATTTTGCCGGCCCGGCCCTGTGCCTGGTGGAATGGCCTGCACGCGGGCAAGGGGTTTTGCCTCGTCCGGATTTGCAGGTTAAAGTCGGGGTAGTCAACGATGCGGCGCTGGGTATCGGGCGCACCATCGCGTTGATTGCACAGACCCCCGCCGGTGTTGCGGCGCTGGCTGAAATCGCGGATGAATCGGATTCGCAAACGGAGTAG
- a CDS encoding M14 family metallopeptidase, with amino-acid sequence MTAYADSPYPIGTPGTPWNETEKHQWLCRQQKHRLYSEQVLPRIQALGDRFDIEQYGELDYQQLPAGTPAALSGHYPLLAVKSRSPSHLPLVLVTGGVHGYETSGVMGALMFLEQEARNYSDSFQLIAVPCVSPWGFETINRWNPHAIDPNRSFGDQGQAAEAQLLKAYIHALGVAPVAHIDLHETTDTDNTEFRVALAARDGVTNKVWNIPDGFYLVDCADRPQPAFQRAILDAVEKVTHIAEADPDGKLIGTPIEQFGVINYATKKLGLCAGMTDAHYTTTTEVYPDSPSATPEQCARAQVAAIAGGLNYLRTAAR; translated from the coding sequence ATGACCGCATACGCAGATTCGCCCTACCCCATCGGCACGCCCGGTACACCCTGGAATGAAACAGAAAAACACCAATGGCTGTGTCGGCAGCAAAAACACCGCCTGTACAGCGAACAGGTACTGCCGCGTATTCAGGCGCTGGGCGATCGGTTCGATATTGAGCAATACGGCGAACTGGATTACCAACAATTGCCCGCTGGCACGCCGGCCGCACTCAGTGGCCACTACCCTTTACTGGCGGTAAAAAGCCGTAGCCCGAGCCATTTACCCCTGGTGCTGGTCACCGGCGGCGTACACGGTTATGAAACCAGTGGCGTGATGGGCGCCCTGATGTTTCTGGAACAGGAAGCGCGCAACTACAGTGACAGTTTTCAATTAATCGCGGTGCCCTGTGTGAGCCCATGGGGATTTGAAACCATCAACCGCTGGAATCCTCACGCCATAGACCCGAACCGTTCCTTTGGTGACCAGGGCCAGGCGGCAGAAGCCCAGTTGCTGAAAGCCTACATTCACGCATTGGGCGTGGCACCGGTTGCTCATATTGATCTGCACGAAACCACCGACACCGATAACACCGAATTCCGCGTGGCGCTGGCCGCGCGCGACGGCGTGACCAACAAAGTCTGGAATATTCCCGACGGCTTTTACCTGGTGGATTGTGCCGACCGGCCGCAACCCGCGTTTCAGCGCGCCATTCTCGACGCAGTGGAAAAGGTCACGCACATAGCCGAAGCAGACCCTGACGGCAAACTCATTGGCACGCCCATCGAACAATTCGGCGTGATCAATTACGCCACCAAAAAACTGGGGTTGTGCGCGGGCATGACCGATGCGCACTACACCACCACCACCGAAGTGTACCCGGACAGCCCCAGCGCTACCCCGGAACAGTGTGCCCGCGCCCAGGTGGCCGCCATTGCCGGCGGACTGAATTATTTGCGCACAGCCGCCCGCTAG
- a CDS encoding nucleoside-binding outer membrane protein → MKLPALFLNLLYLAVLTSSAHAANWSATELQLTHGNLTTPGFINGGEVRKAQTTLITFQHASGWDYGNNFFFIDYLDDDNDDGFNNGDFYGELYLNFSLGSITGKDLGFGPIKDVGLLAGLNIAGDAKSRKFLPGIRFSWDLPKGSVLNTDVMAYLDHSKGLAGGGAPAQTDSYIIDFNGLYPFQWGSQYFLIAGHIEYIGARENELGGEVAEWILAQPQFRWDLGHALWQVKDQLYLGIEYQYWKNKLGEKGTTESVPQLQLVWRL, encoded by the coding sequence ATGAAACTGCCCGCGCTCTTCCTTAACCTACTCTACCTGGCCGTGCTGACCAGCTCCGCCCACGCCGCCAACTGGAGCGCCACGGAGCTGCAGCTGACCCACGGCAATCTCACCACGCCGGGCTTTATCAATGGCGGCGAGGTGCGCAAAGCCCAGACCACGTTAATCACGTTTCAGCACGCCTCCGGTTGGGACTATGGCAATAATTTCTTTTTTATCGACTACCTGGACGACGATAACGACGACGGCTTTAACAACGGTGATTTCTACGGTGAGCTGTACCTCAACTTCAGCCTCGGTAGCATAACCGGCAAGGATCTCGGTTTCGGCCCCATTAAAGATGTGGGCCTGCTGGCGGGGCTGAATATTGCGGGCGATGCCAAAAGCCGAAAATTCCTGCCCGGCATCCGCTTCAGTTGGGATCTGCCCAAAGGCTCAGTGCTCAACACCGACGTCATGGCCTACCTCGACCACAGCAAAGGCCTGGCCGGTGGTGGCGCGCCTGCGCAAACCGACAGCTATATCATCGACTTCAATGGCCTGTACCCGTTCCAATGGGGCTCGCAATATTTCCTGATTGCTGGCCACATCGAATACATTGGCGCGCGCGAAAACGAACTGGGCGGCGAAGTGGCGGAGTGGATACTGGCACAACCCCAATTCCGCTGGGACCTGGGCCACGCCCTGTGGCAGGTGAAAGATCAATTGTATCTGGGCATCGAATACCAGTACTGGAAAAACAAACTGGGCGAAAAAGGCACCACCGAATCGGTGCCGCAACTGCAACTGGTCTGGCGACTATAA
- a CDS encoding N-acetylmuramoyl-L-alanine amidase — MAQLAIRPWTAGLAMLLLVLFTTPALATTIESARLWRAPDHTRIVFDLSGPVEHSIFPLTNPDRLVVDIKDVKLKSSLAELPLADTPIRSVRSAPRNKTDIRIVLDLSQSVRTRSLVLKKHGDKSDRLVIDLLDQDIKIEKTIEQIAPKSKRDIIIAIDAGHGGEDPGALGPGRLREKDVVLAISKELAALVDREPGFKAVLVRKGDYYIPLEKRRNLARAERADLFVSVHADAFTHPKANGASVFALSHRGASSETARFLAQRENEADLIGGESSVLEGRDDMLASVLVDLSMTSTLSSSLDVGARVLKQMGGVARLHKSHVEQAGFLVLKSPDVPSILVETGFISNPYEAKQLGTHSYRQKMARAIFNGVKDYFYTVTPPDSYVAWKKQGGKDAPFAGAREYVIGRGDTLSSIARRHNVSVEAIQRANNLSDSRINIGQKLQIPTS, encoded by the coding sequence ATGGCGCAGTTAGCAATCAGACCATGGACAGCCGGGCTAGCGATGCTGCTGCTCGTGTTGTTCACCACACCTGCGCTGGCCACCACCATCGAAAGCGCTCGTCTGTGGCGCGCACCGGATCATACCCGCATTGTGTTCGACTTAAGCGGCCCGGTGGAGCATTCCATTTTCCCGCTCACCAATCCCGACCGGTTGGTGGTGGATATCAAAGACGTCAAACTCAAATCGAGCCTGGCGGAACTGCCGCTGGCCGATACGCCCATCCGCTCGGTGCGCTCGGCGCCGCGCAACAAAACCGATATCCGCATCGTGCTGGATTTGTCCCAGTCGGTGCGCACGCGCAGCCTGGTGTTGAAAAAACACGGCGACAAATCCGACCGTCTGGTGATTGACCTGCTGGACCAGGACATCAAAATTGAAAAAACCATCGAGCAGATAGCGCCTAAATCCAAGCGCGATATCATCATTGCCATCGACGCCGGCCACGGCGGTGAAGACCCTGGCGCTCTGGGCCCGGGCCGTTTGCGGGAAAAAGATGTGGTGCTGGCCATCAGTAAAGAACTGGCCGCATTAGTGGATCGTGAACCCGGTTTCAAAGCCGTGCTGGTGCGCAAGGGCGATTACTACATCCCGCTCGAAAAACGCCGCAATCTCGCGCGCGCGGAGCGGGCCGATTTATTTGTCTCGGTGCACGCCGATGCGTTTACGCATCCCAAGGCTAATGGTGCTTCGGTGTTCGCGCTTTCGCACCGCGGCGCGTCATCTGAAACCGCCCGCTTTCTGGCCCAGCGCGAAAACGAAGCCGACCTGATCGGGGGTGAATCGAGCGTGCTCGAGGGCCGCGATGACATGCTCGCCTCGGTGCTGGTGGATTTGTCGATGACCAGTACCCTCAGCAGCAGCCTGGATGTGGGCGCGCGGGTATTGAAACAAATGGGCGGGGTGGCGCGGTTGCACAAGTCCCATGTGGAACAGGCGGGGTTTCTGGTGCTGAAGTCTCCGGATGTGCCCAGCATTCTGGTGGAGACCGGTTTTATTTCCAATCCCTATGAAGCCAAGCAGCTGGGTACCCACAGCTACCGGCAGAAAATGGCGCGCGCGATTTTTAACGGCGTTAAAGATTATTTTTATACGGTGACTCCACCGGATTCCTACGTGGCGTGGAAAAAGCAAGGCGGCAAAGACGCGCCTTTCGCTGGCGCGCGTGAATACGTGATCGGTCGGGGTGATACCCTGTCGTCCATTGCCCGCCGCCACAACGTGAGTGTGGAGGCAATACAGCGCGCCAATAATCTTTCCGATTCGCGCATTAATATTGGCCAGAAATTACAGATCCCCACCAGCTGA
- the queG gene encoding tRNA epoxyqueuosine(34) reductase QueG produces MNNDQAQQPLLDTLALRIKAEGQALGFQQIGITDTDLRAEEARLAGWIDRGYHAGMAWMTHHGNMRTRPEELLPGTLRVISARMDYLPGDTNLIAALKDGESAYISRYALGRDYHRLVRKRLSQLADFIETEAAALGLPLPDGFRHRAFVDSAPVSEKPLAAKAGLGWQGKHTLIMNSDAGSWFFLGEVFTALPLPVDQSHQPDRCGDCTACLKVCPTDAFPAPYQLDAGRCISYLTIEHKGPIPEEFRDPIGNRVFGCDDCQAICPWNKYARYTQEMDFLPRHQLDSAKLIDLFQWSEQTFLDRTAGSPLRRTGFENWQRNLAVGLGNAPQSAEIIRILSQARTQVSDLVAEHVDWALVQQRNPDRKRKRKIKANKSQRQP; encoded by the coding sequence ATGAATAACGATCAGGCACAACAGCCACTGCTGGACACGCTTGCGCTGCGCATCAAGGCAGAAGGGCAGGCCTTGGGATTTCAGCAGATCGGAATCACCGACACGGATCTGCGCGCCGAAGAAGCGCGTCTGGCCGGCTGGATCGACCGAGGCTACCACGCGGGCATGGCGTGGATGACCCACCACGGCAATATGCGCACCCGGCCCGAAGAACTCCTGCCCGGCACCCTGCGTGTGATCAGCGCGCGCATGGATTACCTGCCCGGCGACACCAATCTCATCGCCGCACTCAAAGACGGCGAAAGCGCCTACATTTCCCGCTATGCATTAGGTCGCGACTATCACAGGCTGGTGCGCAAACGCCTCAGCCAACTCGCCGATTTTATCGAAACGGAAGCCGCCGCGCTGGGCCTGCCCCTGCCCGACGGTTTTCGCCATCGCGCGTTTGTGGACTCGGCACCGGTGTCGGAAAAACCGTTAGCGGCCAAAGCCGGTCTGGGCTGGCAGGGCAAACACACGCTGATAATGAACAGCGACGCAGGCAGCTGGTTTTTTCTGGGCGAAGTGTTCACTGCCCTGCCGTTACCGGTGGACCAATCGCATCAGCCCGATCGCTGCGGCGACTGCACTGCCTGCCTGAAAGTGTGCCCTACCGACGCCTTTCCAGCGCCCTACCAACTGGACGCCGGCCGCTGCATTTCGTACCTCACCATTGAACACAAGGGCCCGATACCGGAAGAATTCCGCGACCCCATCGGCAACCGCGTGTTCGGCTGCGACGACTGCCAGGCCATTTGCCCGTGGAATAAATACGCCCGCTACACCCAGGAAATGGATTTTCTGCCCCGGCACCAATTGGACAGCGCCAAACTCATCGACCTGTTCCAATGGAGCGAACAGACTTTTCTCGACCGCACCGCCGGCTCGCCCTTGCGCCGCACCGGGTTTGAAAACTGGCAACGCAACCTGGCGGTAGGCCTCGGCAATGCACCGCAAAGCGCCGAAATCATCCGAATACTCTCACAAGCGCGCACGCAAGTGAGCGACCTGGTGGCCGAGCATGTGGATTGGGCGCTGGTGCAGCAGCGCAACCCGGACAGGAAGCGCAAGCGCAAGATAAAAGCGAACAAATCTCAACGCCAACCGTAA
- a CDS encoding RDD family protein, whose protein sequence is MNDEEITRMSNTPEFEDYTYAELLDAYNGIDAAQFPERKARVAELLQERSGAEAAVTANSDRYQTFGLRFLASIVDFLALVALATVLGTLFGLLPAWFVEGVETLFQFDVFFYSILLHWLYGKTFGKMVMNVKVVNYKDEGDITFLQAFLRDSVPLVLGLLGWLYGWLYLSDAEMEVSSTDLVLLFALSALGLFWFLLEMITMLFNEKRRALHDFIAGTVVIRVK, encoded by the coding sequence ATGAATGACGAAGAGATTACACGGATGAGTAATACCCCCGAGTTTGAGGACTACACCTACGCAGAATTATTGGACGCGTATAACGGAATCGATGCAGCGCAGTTCCCTGAAAGAAAGGCGCGAGTGGCGGAGTTACTGCAAGAAAGGTCTGGTGCGGAAGCTGCGGTAACGGCGAATAGCGATAGATACCAGACCTTTGGCTTGCGTTTTCTGGCATCGATTGTCGATTTTCTAGCGCTTGTGGCGCTTGCTACAGTTCTGGGTACCCTGTTCGGTCTATTACCGGCATGGTTTGTGGAAGGGGTGGAAACCCTGTTTCAATTTGATGTGTTTTTTTATTCTATTTTGTTGCACTGGTTGTATGGCAAAACCTTCGGCAAGATGGTGATGAACGTGAAGGTGGTAAATTACAAGGACGAGGGAGATATAACGTTCTTGCAGGCATTCTTGCGTGACAGCGTGCCACTTGTTCTGGGCTTGTTGGGTTGGCTCTATGGTTGGCTATATCTGTCAGATGCCGAAATGGAGGTCTCAAGTACAGATCTGGTGTTGTTGTTTGCCCTCTCAGCACTCGGTTTGTTCTGGTTTTTACTTGAAATGATCACCATGCTGTTCAACGAAAAACGCAGAGCGCTGCATGATTTTATTGCCGGCACCGTGGTGATCCGCGTCAAGTGA
- a CDS encoding bifunctional ADP-dependent NAD(P)H-hydrate dehydratase/NAD(P)H-hydrate epimerase, with product MSVAATPLPTSLYSADAVRSLDHYLINTQGIAGAVLMKRAGRFAFECLTQHWPEARKLHIVCGAGNNGGDGYVVAALAQARGFEVSLRWLADPQSLSGDARRAADYAIQEGVSMAAFDAGETLAADVLVDGLLGTGLNKPVGDRYAAAIAWLNQHDAPVLALDLPSGIHADTGAVQGAAVQAALTTTFVGLKLGLFTGAGRQAAGRVRFSDLDGDTAGAGVTAAAERLDIDRVLASLPARAIDSHKLHYGHLAVVGGDNGLNGAAIIAAEAGLRAGAGMVSLVSRPLTAQIALTRRPELMALGVDAGIDAEPKLAQATALVVGPGLGQAAWGEQLLQQALKRALPTVLDADALNILATHSVALPAASVITPHPGEAGRLLGTDTAAVQADRPAAAVALAQKYGCVAVLKGAGSIIATPEGKRYLVDAGNPGMASGGMGDLLAGIIGALLAQGLSALDAACLGALVHALAGDEQATIEGERGLLATDLLASVRGMLNAL from the coding sequence ATGTCTGTAGCGGCAACGCCCTTGCCTACCAGCCTTTATAGCGCCGATGCCGTGCGCTCGCTCGATCATTACCTGATTAATACCCAGGGCATTGCCGGTGCCGTGTTGATGAAACGCGCGGGCCGGTTTGCGTTTGAGTGCCTCACACAACACTGGCCGGAGGCCCGCAAGCTGCACATTGTGTGCGGTGCCGGCAATAACGGCGGCGACGGATATGTGGTGGCGGCGTTGGCGCAGGCGCGGGGTTTTGAAGTGAGCCTGCGCTGGCTGGCCGATCCGCAATCGCTCAGTGGTGATGCGCGCCGGGCGGCGGATTATGCGATACAGGAAGGGGTCAGCATGGCCGCGTTTGATGCCGGTGAAACCCTCGCGGCCGATGTGCTGGTGGATGGTTTGCTCGGCACCGGCCTCAACAAACCGGTGGGCGATCGCTATGCCGCCGCCATTGCCTGGCTGAACCAGCATGACGCTCCGGTGCTGGCGCTGGACCTGCCATCCGGTATCCATGCCGATACCGGCGCCGTCCAGGGCGCGGCCGTGCAGGCCGCACTGACCACCACTTTTGTGGGCTTGAAGTTGGGCCTGTTTACCGGCGCCGGCCGGCAGGCGGCCGGACGGGTGCGCTTTTCCGATCTGGACGGCGATACCGCCGGCGCTGGCGTCACCGCCGCGGCCGAGCGACTGGACATAGACCGGGTGCTTGCGTCGTTACCGGCGCGCGCCATCGACAGCCACAAGCTGCACTATGGCCATCTGGCGGTGGTGGGTGGCGATAACGGCCTCAATGGCGCGGCCATCATTGCCGCCGAGGCGGGCTTGCGCGCCGGTGCGGGAATGGTGAGCCTGGTGTCGCGTCCGCTCACGGCGCAGATTGCCCTCACCCGCAGGCCCGAGCTGATGGCGTTGGGCGTGGACGCCGGCATTGATGCCGAACCCAAACTCGCACAGGCCACTGCGCTGGTGGTGGGGCCGGGGCTGGGCCAGGCAGCCTGGGGCGAACAACTGTTGCAGCAAGCGCTCAAACGCGCACTGCCCACGGTGCTGGACGCCGATGCACTCAATATACTGGCTACTCACTCAGTCGCATTGCCTGCGGCCAGTGTCATCACACCGCATCCTGGTGAGGCCGGGCGCCTGTTGGGTACCGATACTGCCGCTGTGCAGGCCGACCGGCCCGCCGCAGCCGTGGCATTGGCACAAAAATATGGCTGTGTGGCGGTGCTCAAGGGCGCCGGCAGTATCATTGCCACGCCCGAGGGCAAACGCTATCTGGTGGATGCCGGCAATCCGGGCATGGCCAGTGGCGGCATGGGAGATCTGCTCGCCGGCATCATCGGCGCCCTGCTGGCACAGGGCCTTTCAGCGCTGGATGCGGCCTGCCTGGGGGCTTTGGTGCACGCCTTGGCCGGCGACGAGCAAGCCACTATCGAAGGCGAGCGCGGCCTGTTGGCCACCGATTTGCTCGCCTCAGTGCGCGGGATGCTGAACGCACTATGA
- the mutL gene encoding DNA mismatch repair endonuclease MutL, giving the protein MSSVIRLLSPRLANQIAAGEVVERPASVVKELLENSIDAGATRLDVEVEEGGVKLMRVRDNGVGLSKDDLPLALSRHATSKIYELDDLEAVGTLGFRGEALASISSVSRLLITGNQSDNPTEGWSARSEGRDMATELMPAPHPRGATVEVRDLFFNTPARRKFLRTEKTEFSRLEEVVKRLALAHFDIAFSLSHNGRAIHQWRACNSRIEQERRLGQICGNAFLENSLYVEVERAGLKLWGWVALPAFSRSQADLQHFYVNGRAIRDKLVTHAVRQAYQDVLFHGRHPAYVLYLELDPATVDVNVHPTKHEVRFRDSRLVHDFLFRTLHHALADVRPQDQMQPQEASPAPKVAGASSGVFGPQSALGLATPGQATPQVLDSQPASHWQNARPAPQALQQQMQSYGALHPSPAPAQPLPDTPEDMPPLGFAIAQLKGVYILAENAQGLVVVDAHAAHERITYERMKAAFDAEGLRAQPLLVPESIPVSEKEADLAEEHAQIFNNLGFGIERAGPETLLIRQIPVILGQARVEQLVRDVLSDLSEHGSSERIRHHINEILATMACHGSVRANRKLTIPEMNALLRDMEATERSGQCNHGRPTWFLQSMDALDKLFLRGQ; this is encoded by the coding sequence ATGTCCTCCGTTATCCGTTTATTATCGCCCCGCCTCGCCAACCAGATTGCTGCCGGTGAGGTGGTGGAAAGACCCGCCTCGGTAGTAAAAGAGCTGTTGGAAAACAGTATCGACGCCGGCGCCACCCGCCTGGATGTAGAGGTGGAAGAAGGCGGCGTCAAACTCATGCGCGTGCGCGATAATGGCGTGGGGCTCAGTAAAGACGACCTGCCTTTGGCCTTGTCGCGCCACGCCACCAGTAAAATTTACGAGCTGGACGATCTGGAAGCGGTGGGCACGCTTGGCTTTCGCGGTGAGGCGCTGGCGTCCATCAGTTCGGTGTCGCGCCTGCTGATTACCGGCAACCAATCCGACAATCCGACTGAGGGCTGGAGTGCGCGCTCGGAAGGCCGCGATATGGCTACCGAACTGATGCCGGCACCGCACCCACGCGGCGCTACCGTGGAAGTGCGCGATTTGTTTTTCAACACGCCCGCCCGGCGCAAATTCCTGCGCACGGAAAAAACCGAATTTTCGCGTTTGGAAGAAGTGGTCAAGCGTTTAGCGCTGGCGCACTTCGATATCGCGTTCAGTCTTTCGCACAATGGCCGCGCCATTCACCAATGGCGGGCCTGCAACTCGCGCATCGAGCAGGAGCGCCGACTCGGCCAGATTTGCGGCAATGCGTTTCTGGAAAATTCACTGTACGTGGAGGTGGAGCGCGCGGGGCTTAAACTCTGGGGTTGGGTGGCGCTACCGGCGTTTTCCCGTTCGCAGGCCGACCTGCAGCATTTTTACGTGAATGGTCGCGCCATCCGCGACAAACTGGTGACCCACGCGGTGCGCCAGGCGTATCAGGATGTGTTGTTCCACGGTCGCCATCCGGCCTATGTGTTGTACCTGGAGCTGGACCCGGCCACGGTGGATGTGAATGTGCACCCCACCAAACACGAAGTGCGTTTCCGCGATTCGCGCCTGGTGCACGATTTCCTGTTCCGCACCCTGCATCACGCCCTGGCCGACGTGCGCCCGCAAGACCAGATGCAGCCACAGGAGGCGAGCCCCGCACCGAAAGTGGCCGGCGCCAGCAGCGGCGTGTTCGGCCCGCAATCGGCATTGGGGCTGGCCACGCCCGGGCAGGCTACGCCGCAGGTGCTCGACAGCCAGCCAGCATCCCACTGGCAAAATGCACGCCCGGCACCGCAGGCGTTGCAGCAGCAGATGCAAAGCTACGGTGCCCTGCACCCGTCGCCCGCACCTGCGCAGCCACTGCCGGATACCCCGGAGGATATGCCGCCGCTGGGCTTTGCCATCGCGCAGCTCAAGGGCGTCTACATTCTGGCGGAAAACGCCCAGGGGCTGGTGGTGGTGGATGCCCATGCGGCGCACGAGCGCATTACCTACGAGCGCATGAAGGCCGCTTTCGATGCCGAGGGCCTGCGCGCCCAACCTTTGTTGGTGCCGGAATCCATTCCGGTGAGTGAAAAAGAAGCTGATCTGGCCGAAGAGCACGCGCAGATCTTTAACAATCTCGGCTTTGGCATCGAACGGGCCGGGCCGGAAACCCTGCTGATCCGCCAGATTCCGGTGATCCTGGGACAGGCGCGGGTGGAGCAGCTGGTGCGCGATGTGTTGTCCGACCTGAGCGAGCACGGGTCCAGCGAGCGCATCCGCCACCACATCAACGAAATTCTGGCCACCATGGCCTGCCACGGCTCGGTGCGCGCCAACCGCAAACTGACGATTCCCGAAATGAACGCGCTGCTGCGCGACATGGAAGCCACCGAGCGCTCAGGCCAGTGCAACCACGGCCGGCCCACCTGGTTTCTGCAGTCTATGGATGCGCTCGACAAACTGTTCTTGCGGGGCCAGTGA
- a CDS encoding peroxiredoxin-like family protein codes for MRKLLGVLTMVLVTAPAWGGELTLPALPDASKMPAPADAALGVRDGDAGLAPGEAVPPFAAVTHEGKAVSRDSLFKQGKPALVIFYRGGWCPYCNLQIRQLTEAYPQFAERNVELVLISADKTDAAATAQRRYDIPFPVISDPTLAAHEAFRVVMALTPELYETYKGYGIDVEAWSGQTHHKFALSSAFLVDAQGVVTWAHVSEDYKRRPSVAQLLSVIDAARL; via the coding sequence ATGCGAAAGCTATTGGGTGTGCTAACCATGGTGCTGGTAACGGCGCCGGCCTGGGGCGGCGAGTTAACGCTGCCGGCCCTGCCGGATGCCAGCAAGATGCCGGCGCCGGCCGACGCCGCGCTGGGCGTGCGCGACGGTGATGCCGGCCTTGCGCCGGGCGAGGCCGTACCGCCATTTGCAGCGGTTACCCACGAGGGCAAAGCGGTGTCGCGCGATAGCCTGTTCAAGCAGGGTAAGCCCGCGCTGGTGATTTTTTACCGGGGCGGATGGTGTCCCTACTGTAATCTCCAGATTCGCCAGCTGACCGAGGCTTACCCGCAGTTTGCCGAACGCAATGTGGAATTGGTGCTGATCTCGGCCGATAAAACCGATGCTGCGGCGACCGCACAGCGGCGCTATGACATTCCGTTTCCGGTGATTTCAGATCCGACCCTGGCGGCGCACGAGGCCTTCCGGGTGGTAATGGCGCTCACGCCCGAGTTGTATGAAACCTATAAAGGCTACGGTATCGATGTGGAGGCCTGGTCCGGGCAGACGCATCACAAGTTTGCGTTGTCGTCCGCCTTTCTGGTGGATGCTCAGGGTGTGGTGACATGGGCGCATGTATCGGAAGACTATAAGCGCCGGCCGTCGGTGGCGCAGTTGCTGTCGGTGATTGACGCGGCCAGGCTGTAA